The following coding sequences are from one Ruminococcus flavefaciens AE3010 window:
- a CDS encoding GspE/PulE family protein, with product MRNERIGDYLVNQGLITSEQLQQVLDAQKASNGAKKFGDVVVELGFMSEVNFAKALAGNLRVQYVDLDNIEINTDAVQMVPEALARKHTVIAINVQGKRLTVATNDPVNFIVLEDIKVSTGMDTVPVLATTSAINKAIGKCYSMQNVDSVLEGVSAMGGDLGEMSEADIESKDRVESAPIVKLATTIVENSYRADATDIHIEPFDKYTRIRIRVNGDLVELMNISSAVHSALTTRFKLISGMNIAEKRIPQDGRFTQVVDGTTLDVRVSSLPMVHGEKIVIRILSTGQIALRKITDLGMSDYNYTLFESMLRVPHGVILVTGPTGSGKTTTLYAALGEIAKPNVNVVTVEDPVEKAIDGINQCQVNVKAGMTFAAALRSILRQDPDVVMIGEMRDTETADIGIRAAITGHLVLSTLHTNDAASTVVRLVDMGVAPYMVATSIIGVIAQRLLKVLCPTCKKPRMSTPEENELMGIDHSIQIYEPGGCPSCNNTGYRGRTAIHEIIHCTNKVSSIIAANGSKEEIEKAAKEQGTKLLRDNASELVQAGETSIDELVRTTFTV from the coding sequence ATGAGAAACGAGAGAATTGGTGACTACTTAGTCAATCAAGGGCTGATCACAAGCGAACAGCTTCAGCAGGTTCTTGACGCTCAGAAAGCGTCAAACGGCGCAAAGAAGTTCGGCGACGTAGTTGTTGAACTCGGCTTTATGTCTGAAGTCAATTTCGCAAAAGCACTGGCAGGAAATCTGAGAGTTCAGTACGTTGACCTTGACAATATCGAGATCAATACTGACGCAGTTCAGATGGTTCCCGAGGCTCTGGCAAGAAAGCATACCGTAATTGCTATCAATGTACAAGGTAAGCGTCTTACAGTTGCAACGAATGATCCTGTAAACTTCATCGTACTCGAGGATATCAAGGTTTCCACAGGTATGGACACCGTTCCTGTTCTTGCAACAACATCTGCTATCAACAAGGCGATCGGTAAGTGCTATTCAATGCAGAACGTTGACAGTGTTCTTGAGGGCGTTTCCGCTATGGGCGGCGACCTCGGTGAAATGTCTGAGGCTGACATCGAGTCTAAGGACAGAGTAGAGAGTGCTCCTATTGTTAAGCTGGCAACAACTATCGTTGAGAACTCTTACAGAGCAGACGCTACCGATATCCATATCGAGCCATTCGATAAGTATACAAGGATCCGTATCCGTGTAAACGGCGACCTCGTTGAACTCATGAATATCTCAAGTGCAGTTCACAGCGCACTCACTACACGTTTCAAGCTCATCAGCGGTATGAACATCGCCGAGAAGAGAATCCCTCAGGACGGCCGTTTCACACAGGTCGTTGACGGAACTACTCTTGATGTCCGTGTATCCTCACTTCCTATGGTACATGGTGAAAAGATCGTTATCCGAATCCTTTCAACAGGTCAGATCGCTCTTCGTAAGATCACCGATCTGGGTATGTCTGATTATAACTATACACTGTTCGAGTCAATGCTTCGTGTTCCTCACGGCGTTATCCTCGTTACAGGACCTACCGGTTCAGGTAAAACAACAACTCTTTATGCGGCTCTCGGTGAGATCGCTAAGCCAAACGTAAACGTCGTAACCGTTGAGGACCCTGTCGAAAAGGCTATCGACGGTATCAACCAGTGTCAGGTTAACGTAAAGGCAGGCATGACATTTGCCGCTGCCCTTCGTTCTATCCTCCGTCAGGACCCTGACGTAGTTATGATCGGTGAGATGCGTGATACCGAAACAGCCGATATCGGTATCCGTGCCGCTATCACAGGACACCTTGTTCTGTCGACCCTCCATACCAACGACGCTGCTTCAACAGTTGTACGTCTTGTTGATATGGGTGTAGCTCCTTACATGGTTGCTACTTCTATCATCGGCGTTATCGCACAGCGACTCCTCAAGGTTCTGTGCCCGACATGCAAAAAGCCAAGAATGTCTACTCCCGAAGAGAACGAGCTCATGGGTATCGACCATTCTATCCAGATATATGAGCCGGGTGGATGCCCCTCATGCAATAATACAGGATACAGAGGAAGAACTGCTATCCACGAGATCATTCACTGTACAAATAAGGTTTCTTCTATC